The Leifsonia poae region GCGCGAGCAGCATGCCCGAGAACGCGTTGAGTCCGGTGAGCACGTCGACGAGGGCGACGCCGACTTTGGTGGGGCCGCTGTCGGGCGCGCCGGTGATGCTCATGAGGCCTCCCACCGCCTGGACCAGCAGGTCGTAGCCGGCGAGGGCGGCGCCGTCGCCGCGGCCGAACCCGGTGATGGAGCAGTAGACGAGTCCGGGTGCGTCGGCTCGCAGGGTCGCTTCGTCGAGGCCGAATCGCTCCATCACGCCGGGGCGGAAGTTCTCGACGACGATGTCGGCGCCCGCCGCCAGCCGGTGGGCGGTGGCGAGCCCCGCTTCCATGCGCAGATCGCAGACGATCGAGCGCTTGTTCCGGTTGACGGCGGCGAAGTAGGTGGAGTCGCCGGCAGCGTCGACCGGAGGGCGCCACGATCGGGTGTCGTCACCGTCGGGGCTCTCGATCTTGATCACGTCGGCGCCGAAGTCGGCGAGCATCATCGTGGCGTACGGTCCGGCGAGCACCCGGGAGAAGTCGGCGACCCGGATGCCCGCGAGGGGGAGGTCGGTCGTCGTCGCGCTCATCCGGTCTCCATTCACTGCGCGCGGGGTGGGCCGGCGCTGGTCCTGGTATTCATCCTATCCCGCATGATTGGCTCGCGTTAGGGTGAAGTCATGGCAGCGGGTGTGGAGTCGACGGGCGGTGCGCGCCGGTGACCGGCATGGCCGGTGCGACCGGCATGGCCGGTGCGACCGGCGTGGCCGGCCCGGCCCGCCGGGCGCCAGGTGCCCGCGATGCTGTGTTCGCCCAGCTCTCCGAAGCCGGGCGCGCCGAACAGGTCGCCCGGCGGCTCACCGACGGCATCGTGCTCGGCGTGCTCACCGCCGGTGAACGCCTGCCGAGTGAGGCTGAACTGGCCAGACGGTTCGGCGTCGCCCTGGTCACGGCCAGGGACGGGCTCGGCATGCTCCGCGAAGCCGGTCTCGTGCAGACCAGACGCGGGCGCGACGGGGGCAGCTTCGTCATCGCCGCCGGCTCGCAACTCGGCCCTCTGCTCGCCTCTCGGCTCGGGGGCCTCTCGCAGGTGGAGCTCTCCGACCTGGCGGTCTACGTCGCGACGATCGCCGCGGGATGCGCCGAACGGGCCGCCGAACGTTCCACGCCGGACGACGACGAGCGACTGGGCGCCTGGCTGGCGGCGGCCGACTTCGGCTCACCGGCGGAGGCGCGACGCAACGCGGGCGGCTTCTTCCTCGAACTCGCCGTGTTGAGCCAGTCGACACGGCTGGTGCGCGAGCAGATCCGGTTGCAGGCGGAGTTCGGCCCCCTGCTCTGGGCCGGGATGGTGGACGCCGGGCTCCGCGACCGCACGCGGGTGGCCGCGCGCGCGGTCGCCGCTGCGGTGGCCGCGCGGGACGGCGGCGCGGCGCGGCGGATCGTCAGCGAGCTCATCCGGGCGATCTCAGAATGGCTGCTCGCCGCCAAGGTGCTGATCGAGCGGGGAGGCACCATCGATGCCTGATCTCGCGTCGGGAGCGACCCCGTCGATGGTCGCCGCCGCTGTCGGCACCCTGTTCGAGCGCCTCTTCGCCCAGCTGGACGAATGGCGCATCCAGCTGGTCGACGGTGACGTCGAGACGACGCCGGGTCGGCTCGACGAACGGGTGCGCGCTCTCGTCGTTCCGCTCCTGTCGGAGCCGGACCCGCTGCTGATCGGTGCCGGGTTCATCGCCGCGCCCGAGTTCGTGCGCGGCAGGGACGTGCACTTCTCATGGTGGCTCGGTCCGCTCGAGGCCAACCCGGTCTTCGGTGCGACGACGGAACCGACGAAACTCGATCTGGCCACCCGCAACCACGCGGACTACCTGCGCGACTTCCGCTCGCTCGAGTGGTACCGCGTTCCGGAGTCGACCCATCGGACGCACGTGACCGGACCGTATGTCGACCATCTCTGCGCCTGCGACTACATCATCACCGTGACGTCGCCGGTCGAGGCGGGCGGCACGACGCTCGGCGTCGTGGGCGCCGACATCTTCGTCAAACGGCTTGAACACGAGCTGCTGCCGGCCCTGCTGGCGATCGACGGTCCGGTCTCGCTGATCAACGGAGTCGGCCGCGTGATGATGTCGACCGATCCGGCGCTGGCTGTGGGAGACGTCCTGTACACGAATGCGGTCGACATCGTGGCCTGCCCGGGCGCGCCGTTCGCCCTCGCGCTGACGGGAAAGACAGCTTCGAACATTACACTCGGATCGAACACGTCCTGAGCCCCTGCGGCTCGGAGCCATCATTCGTTGAAACGGGAGGAACGCGAGGTGACTCCCGGTTTCACCAGATATGCCCCGTCCGGCGCGCGGTCGCGCTGGCTGTTCGTGGCCGGTCGACGGTTCGTCGCGGTCGTGGAGAGCTCCGTCTCCGAAGGGATCGTCGAGACACTCTGGTGGCTGGCCGACTCCGAGCTCGCCACCATCGAATCCGTCGTCGGAGCATTCCCGCTGACCGGCGCGGATGCGGTGCGCTCGTTCGCAGTCGCCGAACTCGCCGAACCCAACGCCACGAACGAGGTGCTGGTGACCGCCGTTGTGCGCGGCTCCGCGGCCGTCGATGTGTTCTCGGTCGGCGGTTCGCGCCGATTCGCCGCCGGGGGAGTGCAGCCGTGGGTGCTGGCCGAGTTCCGCTCGGTCACCGGACTCGTGCTCGGCGGAGACGATCTGCCGACCGGCCCGGTCGCACGGGCGAGCGTCGGATCGCTCCCGCTCGGCAGCGGTGTGGTCGACGGCGAACTGCTCGCCTGGTCGCTCACACCGCTCCAGCGCATCGCAGCAGCGCCGGCCGTCGAGGCGGCGCCGACCGACGACGAGGCCGATCTCGGCGAGGAGACGATCATCCGGGCGCGTCGCGGGGGGAGCCTCTTCGCGCATCCCGAGCCCCTGGCACCGCCCGAGATCCCTCGCACCCCGCCGGGGCGCATGCCGGGAGCGGTGGACATCGAGCCCTCGGCTGACACATCCGCGTCGACGATCCGCTCCGCCCCGGACGACGGCTTCCCTTCGACCCAACCCGTGCTGCTCCCGCCCGCGCCCGTGCCCGCGCGCTACGCGATCCTGATGGGGTCCGGCGACAGGTTCGCCCTCGACGAGCCCATCCTGATCGGCCGCCGGCCGTCACCCCAGAGGATCGGTTCCGGCCCGGAACCGCGACTCGTCGCGGTGTCATCGCCCGACCAGGAGGTGTCGTCGACCCACGTGCGCATCGAGCAGGCGGGTGACGCCGTCGTGGTCACCGACCTGCGCTCGACGAACGGCACCGTCGTCGCCGCCGACGGGCAGCGGCAGCGGCTGAGGCCGGGACAATCGCTCGTCGTCCTACCCGGCGCGCTCATCGAGATCGGCGACGGTAATATCATCGAGATCACCGCCGTCTCCGGCGAGATGTGATCTCCGGTTCTCCGAACCCGACAAGAAGAGGATGCGAGTGACCCAGATCGGTCGCAGCAACAGACGCCACACCGTGGTCGTGCCTGGCGAGCCAGACGCGCGCATCAGCCTGGCCTGGGCGGCGCTCAGCGACAAGGGCTACCGCCGGTCGGTCAACGAGGACAGCCTGCTTGCCCGCTCGCCGATCTTCGCGGTCGCCGACGGGATGGGCGGGCACACGGCCGGCGACTTCGCCAGCACCGCCGTCGTCACCCGGCTCGCAGAACAGGTCTCCGTGGACTTCGTGGGCGAGGACGCACTCACCTCCGCCCTGCGATCGGCCGTCGATGATATGGGCCGGGGGGTCGGACACACCGACCTCGGAACCGGAACGACCGTCACCGGCATCGCCTTGACTCTGGTCAACGGCTCGCCGTACTGGCTCGTCTTCAACATCGGCGACTCGCGGGTCTACAGCTACCGCGACGGCACCCTGGAGCAGCTCACGCTCGATCATTCGATCGTGCAAGAGCTCCTCGACGCCGGGGCGATCACGCCGGCCGAGGCCGAGGTGCATCCGCACAGCAACGTCATCACCCGGGCGGTCGGCTTCAACGAAGACCCGGTGCCCGACTACTTCCTGCTTCCGATCGTCGCCGGCTCGCGCCTGCTCGTGTGCTCGGACGGTCTGACGAAAGAGCTCACCGAGCACGGCATCCGGCATTTCCTCGCCGAGGGGTCGAGCCCGCTCGACGCCGCGCAGCAATTGATGGATGCGGCACTCGGCAATGGCGGCCGCGACAATGTGACGGTCGTCGTCGTCGACGTCCTCGCCACGCCCGAGAGCGGAAACCACCGTGAGGGCGTCGACCGCCGCACGGTGCGCAAGCACTGAGCCGCCACCCGCCACCCGCCTCTTTGTCCCCCGAGTTGGGGGTAGGTGAGTTGTCCCCAGTCCGGGAGCGGGGCCTGGGCGGGCATTCCGGCCCTGCCTACAATGGGGAAACGATTGCCGATGACCCGGTGCGGCCGCGCACGGCGGACCTGAGACCAAGCAACAGCATCCACGGGTGCACGAGTCGAACCGGGAGGCGATATGGCACGGCGTCTGCCCTCACAACCGCCGAATCTCCCCGGCTTCTCGTATGTTCGCGTGCTCGGCTCCGGCGGGTTCGCCGATGTCTTCCTCTATGAGCAGAACCTGCCCCGGCGGCAGGTGGCGGTGAAGGTCATGCTGGCCGAGGTCGTCACCAGCCAGGTGAAGCAGATGTTCCAGGCCGAAGCCAATCTGATGGCCCAGCTGAGCACGCATCCCTCGATTCTCACGGTGTACCAGGCGAGCGTCTCGGCCGACGGCCGGCCCTACCTGGTCATGGAGCTCTGCTCGGCGGCGATCGGACAGCGCTACCGCACGCATCCCCTCGCCGTTCCGGAAGCCCTCAGCGTCGGGGTGCGGATCGCGAGCGCGGTCGAGACCGCGCACCGGGCCGGCGTGCTGCACCGGGACATCAAGCCCTCCAACATCCTCACCACGGCCTACGGGCATCCGGTGCTGAGCGACTTCGGCATCGCGGCGACGCTGGGCGAGGCCGAGGTGACCGAGGCGATCGGGCTGTCGATCCCGTGGTCCGCCCCGGAGGTGCTGCTCGACGAGACGAGCGGCACGATCGCCAGCGAGGTGTGGGCGCTCGGTGCCACGCTGTACTCGCTGCTCGCCGGCCGCTCGCCGTTCGAGCTGCCCGGCAAGGAGAACACCTCGTCGGAGCTCATCCAGCGCATCACCAAAGGTCGGCCGCAACCGCTCGACCGACCGGATGTTCCCGCCCGTCTCGAGCAGGTGCTGCTGCGGGCGATGTCCAAGAAGCCCGCAGCGCGGCAGCGCAGTGTTCTGGAGTTCATCCGGGAGCTGCAGTCCGTGGAGACGGAGCTCGGACTGCCGCAGACCCCGATCGAAGTGGCGATGGACGATTGGGCGCTCGCCACGGCCGACGACCCCGAAGACAGGACGCGGATCAAAGGCGTCATGTCGGTGGACCCGTCGGGGTCGCGCCGTCGTCGACGACGTCCGTCCACCTCGCAGACCGTCACGCGCGCTCCGACCAGCACGGTGGCGCGAGAGAGCGCCGGCAGCACCCCGGGATCGTCCGCGCCGGTCCGGCCGCGCTGGTCCCGGGCCCTGACGCTGTCGATCGCGGCCTGCGCGGTGCTCGTCGTCGCCCTCGCCATCACCGCCGCGTTCGTGCTCGTCAAGGTCTCGTCGAACACCGAGATCCCCGCCGTGCGCGACCTGTCGGGACGGGTGAGTGACGGCACGATCGTCTTCACCTGGAGCGATCCCGGTCTGCAACCCACCGACACCTACCAGGTGGCGGTCGGGGATCAGCCTCCGAGCGTGCAGCATGCAACGGAGTTCCGGGTGGATGCCAAGCCCGGCGCGACCGTCTGCGTCACGGTCACCGTCAACCGCGATGGCAAGACAGGTGATCCCAGCGCCCCGAAGTGTGTGGAACGGGCGGACGCCCCGTGATCGGAAAGTGGCTGGCCGCGCACAAGTCGCTGGTGGCGACCGCGACGAGCGGAACAGCGATCGTCGCCCTTGTGACGACGCTCGCCGTCGTCTCCGGCGGCTACAGCGCACAGCGGGTGGCCCTCGGCGACGCCGCCGTCTGGGTGGCGAACGACGCGAAGAAGTCGCTCGGCCGCGCGAACACCGAGATCGACAAGCTCAACTCGGTCGTCTCCGGCCCGGGCGAGGCGCTCGACATCGCGCAGGACGGCAGCAATGTGCTGCTCATCGACAATGAGACGAACACTGTCGCCGTCGTCGACCCGGCCACCAGTGAGGCGGGGAAGAGTGTGGCCCTGCCGCCCCGTGATCCGTACGTGCACCTGGCGGGCGACAAGGTGACCCTCGTGTCCCGCACGACGGGACAGCTGTGGTTGACGACGGTGCCGCAGCTGGGCGACTTCAACGCCGGAGCGGCCCCGACGATCGACCTGGGCGGCCGGGTCGTGACCGCGATGAACGATGCCGGCGTGCTCTACGCCTTCCTGCCGGACACCCGCACGGTCACCCGGATCGACACGGGCGGAGACCAGCCGGCCACCGCATCCGAGAAAGTCTCGTCGTCCGGTGACGGCAAGAACGACACGATGACCGTGGTCGGCGACACCTGGGCCCTCCTCGACCCGGATGCGCGCACCC contains the following coding sequences:
- a CDS encoding serine/threonine-protein kinase produces the protein MARRLPSQPPNLPGFSYVRVLGSGGFADVFLYEQNLPRRQVAVKVMLAEVVTSQVKQMFQAEANLMAQLSTHPSILTVYQASVSADGRPYLVMELCSAAIGQRYRTHPLAVPEALSVGVRIASAVETAHRAGVLHRDIKPSNILTTAYGHPVLSDFGIAATLGEAEVTEAIGLSIPWSAPEVLLDETSGTIASEVWALGATLYSLLAGRSPFELPGKENTSSELIQRITKGRPQPLDRPDVPARLEQVLLRAMSKKPAARQRSVLEFIRELQSVETELGLPQTPIEVAMDDWALATADDPEDRTRIKGVMSVDPSGSRRRRRRPSTSQTVTRAPTSTVARESAGSTPGSSAPVRPRWSRALTLSIAACAVLVVALAITAAFVLVKVSSNTEIPAVRDLSGRVSDGTIVFTWSDPGLQPTDTYQVAVGDQPPSVQHATEFRVDAKPGATVCVTVTVNRDGKTGDPSAPKCVERADAP
- a CDS encoding FadR/GntR family transcriptional regulator — encoded protein: MAGATGMAGATGVAGPARRAPGARDAVFAQLSEAGRAEQVARRLTDGIVLGVLTAGERLPSEAELARRFGVALVTARDGLGMLREAGLVQTRRGRDGGSFVIAAGSQLGPLLASRLGGLSQVELSDLAVYVATIAAGCAERAAERSTPDDDERLGAWLAAADFGSPAEARRNAGGFFLELAVLSQSTRLVREQIRLQAEFGPLLWAGMVDAGLRDRTRVAARAVAAAVAARDGGAARRIVSELIRAISEWLLAAKVLIERGGTIDA
- a CDS encoding FHA domain-containing protein codes for the protein MTPGFTRYAPSGARSRWLFVAGRRFVAVVESSVSEGIVETLWWLADSELATIESVVGAFPLTGADAVRSFAVAELAEPNATNEVLVTAVVRGSAAVDVFSVGGSRRFAAGGVQPWVLAEFRSVTGLVLGGDDLPTGPVARASVGSLPLGSGVVDGELLAWSLTPLQRIAAAPAVEAAPTDDEADLGEETIIRARRGGSLFAHPEPLAPPEIPRTPPGRMPGAVDIEPSADTSASTIRSAPDDGFPSTQPVLLPPAPVPARYAILMGSGDRFALDEPILIGRRPSPQRIGSGPEPRLVAVSSPDQEVSSTHVRIEQAGDAVVVTDLRSTNGTVVAADGQRQRLRPGQSLVVLPGALIEIGDGNIIEITAVSGEM
- a CDS encoding cache domain-containing protein; this encodes MPDLASGATPSMVAAAVGTLFERLFAQLDEWRIQLVDGDVETTPGRLDERVRALVVPLLSEPDPLLIGAGFIAAPEFVRGRDVHFSWWLGPLEANPVFGATTEPTKLDLATRNHADYLRDFRSLEWYRVPESTHRTHVTGPYVDHLCACDYIITVTSPVEAGGTTLGVVGADIFVKRLEHELLPALLAIDGPVSLINGVGRVMMSTDPALAVGDVLYTNAVDIVACPGAPFALALTGKTASNITLGSNTS
- a CDS encoding PP2C family protein-serine/threonine phosphatase produces the protein MTQIGRSNRRHTVVVPGEPDARISLAWAALSDKGYRRSVNEDSLLARSPIFAVADGMGGHTAGDFASTAVVTRLAEQVSVDFVGEDALTSALRSAVDDMGRGVGHTDLGTGTTVTGIALTLVNGSPYWLVFNIGDSRVYSYRDGTLEQLTLDHSIVQELLDAGAITPAEAEVHPHSNVITRAVGFNEDPVPDYFLLPIVAGSRLLVCSDGLTKELTEHGIRHFLAEGSSPLDAAQQLMDAALGNGGRDNVTVVVVDVLATPESGNHREGVDRRTVRKH